A region of the Microtus ochrogaster isolate Prairie Vole_2 linkage group LG1, MicOch1.0, whole genome shotgun sequence genome:
TTGACCCAGAGTACATGAACTTTAAAGCCAAAAACCTGAAATTTCTGCTACTTTACATCACTTAGGAACTCAAACCACTCCCAAATGAAGAATTTATCACatgtgataataaaataaagaggcaTTAATTAAACTGTAAGTGGGCACTAAGAACAAAAATACAGCAAACATGGTGACAGGACAATCCCAGAGTACTGGATCTATCTGTACGCACTTCCAAATTTCAAAAGACCCCAAATGTTGCTTTGGAGTCACAGATGAAACAAAGATTTAAATCCAGAGGCCAAAAAAGTCTTTAGTCAACATCCCACTCTATCCAAATCATTCCCcccatgccaggcggtggtgatgcacacctttgatcccagaactcaggaggcagaggcaggtggatctctgtgatttcgaggccagcctggtctacaagagctagttccaggacaggctccaaagctacagagagaccctgtcttgaaaaatccaatcaatcaatcaacaaaagaaacaaatcatttCCCACTTTAGCGTAAATGCTGGCATTTTGCCTTGGTCTGCTACATTTGCACTGCAACAGTTTCTGAGCACCTACGAAATGACAGTGTAGACAGGTGGCACCTGTGCGAAAGCCCTGTGGTCCAGAGCCACAGTGGCACACAGCCATGTGATGCACAAAtaaacagccacacacacacactaaataaaaataataataaaaactaataaaggaCTGAAGCttctctagcagaggacctgagttcagttcccagaccaTATCAGGCAACTCTCAACtgcttttaactccagctctagaaaTGCCCTTTGGCCTCCACTGGTACTATCATAtggacatggacacacatacactaattaaaaatagtaatgtTTAAAACTAACAGTAGCTGTCAGCCAAGTTCAGTCAGTAATGGCAcccaccaccaagcctgacaacctaagttctaTTCCTGGCTCCCTAGCGGAGAGACCCAActctggaagttgtcctctgacccccacccgTGTGCATGCCCACCTGgattcatatagacatacatgcaaaatacatgcaaatttttatttaaaaatatagtttgtgcATGTAGACTAAGTACATTCTACGCTCATATTCAATATTTAACTCAACACCCCTATTCTGAATCTCATAATTTCATATAAGCTGACCATGAAAACAGCTCAACAAAacctaaacatacatacaaggCAATCCTCAGAAGAGGCAGGACCTTACCTATCTCTTTATCACTTTCAAAAGCTGTCACAGGCTGAATATCTTCATTTACTTCATGTTCCTCAAATACTACTTCTGGCTCAGTTATATATTTAGCAGAAGGAGATGACGATACCACTTTCTTTCCCTTATGAGCTCCAACATGTGTTCGaacttcatttcttctgcttgggaatatctctatgtatctatatacaacaaagcaaaatgaaaaggcaCAAATTAACTTTAcaataaacttataaaaataataattcagtatgtgtggctagagagatagctcagcagttaagagctcttgctgctcttccagaggatccttgTTCAggtcccagcccccacatgggacagctcacaaccatttgcaaCCCCAGCACAAGGGACTCTGACATCCCCTTCTGGCATCTTGGGACACTTGCACACACAATataccaatttttttaaaaattaaaataaccagGTTATATATATTCCAACAGCTTATGAAACTTGGATATCCAAAGACAACAGCAAGAATAAAAAGCCCACCTACACATTAATTCATGACAAGTGCTTTTGACAGAGTAGGTCAACATGATAATTTTAGTAATACTGTTGCCAAAATATCAGGCTCATTTctgtatgtttatgcatatggCACTTTTTAATTAGGTAGTTTTAAATGTAcgttttttaaaagagattactattattatttggtttctcAAAAATAGGTTTTCTATGTATAACAGCCTTGgtcgtcctggaactcaactctgtagaacaggctggcctcgaactcaagacttgcctctgcctcccaagtgctgggattaaaggcgtgcaccacctctgtccagcacttgggaggcagaggcaggtggatctctgtgagtttaaggccagcctggtctacagtgaaagttctaggacacagagaaaccctgtctcaaaaaaccaagagagaaagagaactgagagATACTGTTCAGCTTTTAAGAGATAAGACACAGGGGGAGATGTTTTCTGCACTGACTATGGAAAGTTCTCAGGCCACTAGAAAACTATTACATAAATCTGACCATACATAACTTCAGTCATCTTCAAGCTTCCTtttccaaaatgtattttttaattttattattattgtgcaaATTACTGCAGAATATTTGATCACATTGAACCCCAAAATTGCATTATTTATTAGAAAAACCAGTTTTTAGTTGTGGTGTggcctagcacacacctttaatccaagagctttctgcttgaatgttgtaaacaggattaaatagaGTCAATtataggtcaagaggcagagaagcaactagtcaacaggaagtgaacagaagattattaagaaaaaaaacagagagagtaaGGGGGAGtcaggaggaaggatggagtcacacacaggaagtagaagggagggacattcagtttgggcagaagagagaggcagagaaaggtcaGCTGGGTGCTGGCTTCCTCTGTCGTTTTCACCCCAGCATGCAGTTCCCAAATCTTTATTGGTAAAAATCGAAAGATTAAGATTTTgttaaagggggctggagagatggctcagtggttaagagtactgactgctcttccaggggacccgggttcaattcccagcacccacatggcagctcacaactgtctgaagatccagttgcaggggatctgacaccttcacaccaatgcacataaaataaaattaaataaaccataaaaatatttttaaaaaatgttttgttaaaaaCAATACACGTGCaagtatgagtgtttgtgtggaAGTCAAAGAACAGCGTTgtggagtctgttttctctttcagccCTGACGTGGGTCTGGGGGTTAAGCTCAGTCCATGGGCTAGAGAGTAGGCACTTTAACCTGCTAAGCCACCCTCCCAGCCCACGatgtattatttgtttattcacaCACTAACCGCTCTTGGTCATTCAGGATAAAGGTTTTGAGGGGCTGAACTCCAAAACCCCACCACACTGGACTTTTAAGCATCTAAAACTTGAAACTAAATAAGCACATTCTTTTGTAAAGTCAGCATACCCTAAAAATTTCTTATAATAATGAAAAGCAGacaacttttttttgttgttgttggagtgaggtggtagtggcacacatccagcacttgggaggcagaggcagatggatttctacaagagctagttccaggacaggctccaaagctacagaagaacccctgtctcaataaataatttttttgttctttttctttccacagCTAACAATCTCAAGGGCTTACAGGTCGATTTTGCATAGTTAATTATATAAAACACTAAAAGCTATAAAGAAATTCTCCAGAACTTCACCAAGCAGCTAATGAGAAATTCAAGAATTATCCTAATACCATCAGACACAGNNNNNNNNNNNNNNNNNNNNNNNNNNNNNNNNNNNNNNNNNNNNNNNNNNNNNNNNNNNNNNNNNNNNNNNNNNNNNNNNNNNNNNNNNNNNNNNNNNNNTATATAAAACACTAAAAGCTATAAAGAAATTCTCCAGAACTTCACCAAGCAGCTAATGAGAAATTCAAGAATTATCCTAATACCATCAGacacagtggtacacacctttaatcccagaattaggggtggaaacaggaagatcaaaGTTTCAGGGCAGCATAGGATACAAATCAAGCTGGGGAGCCAgcgagatagctcagtgggcaatggcgctgctaccaagcctgacgaTGTGATTTTGATCTCAAAAACACATGCGATAGAATGATGtccaagttgtcctgtgactcCAAAGACAAGCTTTGGCACACGTGTGTACTCATATGTATACACGCACATAAATAGAGAAGTTTTAAGTGAATGCAAATTTAAGGCCCCCTGGGTTCCAGGGTAAATAAATGAGCACTGTTCACTGATAAAGCACCTCacttagcatacacaaagccctaggttccgTCCTTAAGCCACAGGAAGGACAGCTAAGAAGACCAAATGAACACCACTTCTTTGAATAACAGAAGCGGTGACACACACattaatattcaggaggcagaggttcaATGTGGCAAGTCGGAGCCAGTCTGGTCCATTTTGTAAATTTCAGGCTAGTCTAGGCTACAGGAAAGACCATGTGCCAataggtaagagcacttgctctttccgaggagccaggttcaatccccatcaTCCATATGGTGACGCACACCATCACTAACCCTAGTTCCACCAGATCCAACAAGAGGCAttgtatgtggtacacatatatgcacacacacaaaccagtcacagataaacaaaaataaatcaatcgcttaaaaaaaaaaaagtccttgtaCCCTCCAGAAGAACCGAAGAACTCTGATCAGTTCAAGAGGATCCTGAAATACACAAGCTTTGAAAAGCTTcttctccttttaattttaaaaggagctAAGTAAAAGGCAACAAAACAGCctggagttggctcagcagttaagagcacttattcttttttttttttgctttttttgagacagggtttctctgtggttttggagcctgtcctggaactagctcttgtagaccaggctggtctcgaactcagagatccacctgcctctgcctcccgagtgctgggattaaaggcttgcgccaccaccgcccggcaagagcacttattcttgcagagaaccctggctcaattcccagcacccaaatggtggctcacaaccatcctaactccagttccaggggatctgacaccctcttctgacattccTGGGTAATAGGCATGCATACAGTGCCCAGATAATCCATGTGAACAAAACGTAAGTAAATCTGAAAAATTTTTCTAAAGAACATTGcaaaacagtgatttaaaaaaagtgtaaaatttaACCTCCAAAAATGAAGATAAGCACAGATCTCTCCtacctcatttttattatattctaataTGATCAGAACATGAAACACTAAACAAGACAACTGACCTCAAGAAGCTGatcactgtatttttaaaaggggAGGGATGGATGGGCTAAGGAGAAGGCTCAGATGCTTGCTACACATGCATGaggctgagttcagatccccaggatcaaggtaaaagctggatgtggtaacCTATCTTTGACCTCAGAGCTGgaggggaagagggcagagtcagatggatctcagGGACTTGCTGGCCATCAGTCTGGCTAAtcaagccccaggttcagtggaGCCGAATAAGTAAgatggaaagaaattgaagaagatacgaACGATAttaacttctggcctccaacatcgtcatgtgcatgcacagtgatacaccacaaacacataaaatggaaaggaactgctggcggtggtggctcacgcctttaatcctttaaTGCCAGCGctcagaaggcggaggcaggccactctgagtttgaggctagcctgaccttcagagtgagttctaggataaNNNNNNNNNNNNNNNNNNNNNNNNNNNNNNNNNNNNNNNNNNNNNNNNNNNNNNNNNNNNNNNNNNNNNNNNNNNNNNNNNNNNNNNNNNNNNNNNNNNNNNNNNNNNNNNNNNNNNNNNNNNNNNNNNNNNNNNNNNNNNNNNNNNNNNNNNNNNNNNNNNNNNNNNNNNNNNNNNNNNNNNNNNNNNNNNNNNNNNNNNNNNNNNNNNNNNNNNNNNNNNNNNNNNNNNNNNNNNNNNNNNNNNNNNNNNNNNNNNNNNNNNNNNNNNNNNNNNNNNNNNNNNNNNNNNNNNNNNNNNNNNNNNNNNNNNNNNNNNNNNNNNNNNNNNNNNNNNNNNNNNNNNNNNNNNNNNNNNNNNNNNNNNNNNNNNNNNNNNNNNNNNNNNNNNNNNNNNNNNNNNNNNNNNNNNNNNNNNNNNNNNNNNNNNNNNNNNNNNNNNNNNNNNNNNNNNNNNNNNNNNNNNNNNNNNNNNNNNNNNNNNNNNNNNNNNNNNGGTGGTATTTGTGCTATAACACATGGACTATCTGAAGGGCTTAGATCCTGGCTCACAAGTCAACTATAAAGATATTCTTATTACAAATGGGAAAATGTGATTGACTGTGGGAGCTATGAGCAATATTTTAATAGGTGCTAATGTTGTTAAATGTTACAATATTGTGATTATGAAAGAAAACCTCATTAAAAGCACCtactaaacaaaaacaacaaagaaagtttttgcttggcagtggtggcagctgggagacagaagcagttggatctctgaatttgaggccagcctgttctacaaagctagttctagaacagccaacaCTATACAAAGAAATTCTGGGttgaaatacaaaaacaaatggaacacagaACACGGCTACACTCGGACTTTAGGACTACCTGTCACTTAGACCTCACTCAACATTACCGAAATGAATCTGAGTAATGAGCACTTAGTAGTTCGCTGTGGCATACCTACTTTTCTAGGTCTGGACAACTTGACATCAACGCACTCATCGAAATGACCTGGCCAATGGCTGCTCCACTCACCTGTTCCCAATCTCTTCCCTATGCTTTAGAAGCGCTTGGCTGGCCATTTCTGGTTCTTCAAACTGTACATAGGCTTcccctgtttttcttcttcctctatagTCCATCACAAAAGTAATGTCTACTATGTTCAGTCCTAGAATACAAAAGAATTTACAAATCAGTGCTGCCAATAGCACTTTCTTTATTAGAGTTAACAAGTTTATTCATGCACTAATAAAATTTAGGTACTATTTGCCAACTTCAAAGCTGTACAAGCACAAGGACAAACAGTAACCCAAACCTCAGAACTTAtcaggcaaaggcaggaagatacaAAAGCAAGGTCAGACTTGGCTTCATAGTATGTTTGAAGCCCGGAGAATgttacaaataaacacacatatctgtgtgtctgtctctctctcaaagtTTTTCCTCAGTCCTCCACCCCCCGCCCCCTTGGGCCACTGGTTATACTTTAGGACACAAGCAAAGTTACTGACATGCACATTTTGCAGTTAGAAGTTAGAtgatgcttttcttcctcctcctcctgtggtgttgggattataggtgtgcactgccatacCCAGTTTAGGTGGCACTGGGATCTAATTCAGGGCTTTgcgaatgctaggcaagcattctactaactgagctacatctccagcccagaTGCTTTTAAGTCATGTAAATTATTATTGTCTTGGACAAATATGACcactattttaagaaaatagtttcttcatagttaaacaaatgtcatGGAACAACTCTGAAAGTTGACATGACCCAAAGATCTGCCTGAGAGGCTGAAACATCTCagagggacaaaaggaagaacagcaCTGGGAAAGAGCATCAGTCCAAACACGCCATAACTGCCAAGCACCTGCAAAGAAGTCGACAATGTCTTTCTCGTTGCAGCTATAAGGAAGTCCTCTCAAGCGAACCACACCGTCATTTACCACAGGAGAAGACTTGACCTGCAGGTTCTTCATTAAGGCATCCACATCTTCATTGTTTATCTCATACACtacagaaaaaaagcacaaaaatggATTCGAAACTTATATAACAAAGGAaactcaactttaaaaaaaaatcaattacacTGCTACTTAAATTCAAACATTAATAGTTTTAATCCTTAAGAATTTCTGTCAAGAATGtattaagtaacatttattgaatatttactgTGTTCCAGTTATAACCTTAAAAACTGAGATTGAGCTAAGGAGACAGCTAAGTAGTTCCAAGTACACTAGAAAccataaaatggaaggagagaatcatcTTCTTAGAATTGTTCTGTGGTATTACCTTGTGGACCCTACCACACAAATAATCAGAAAAACTATctttaacaacaaaacaaagcagaggggaagagacagctcagcagctaagggcaTGTAATTTTCTTCAAGAAGACCCAGTTTGGTTCCCGGCAACCGTATCAGGCAGTAGTTCACAACAGTCTGCTAACTCCAGctgcaagggatctgacacctgccACCCTCAGGGCACCAGCATTCACTTGAACattccacagacagacagacacgcacgcacgcacacgcaaacacacacacacacacaagcatgcgcGCACACTTCACTTTCACAAGctgtaaaattaacattttatttgaaaaatgctATATAATGAAACCTAATTCTTAGTAAGCTAATAAAATCTGTACGATGTGTAACATTTAAGCATGCACCACTGTTAAAGATCACACGATAACTGCCTTGAAAAGTTTAAAGTCGGAACCAGAGCCTACACACCTTCCACATAGCGCTGCCCCATGTACATCCGGTGCTTTTCTAAGGCCTTCTGCACGTCCTGCTCGGACTCCATCTCAACTAAGGCATCACCCCTCCGTTTCCCATCTCTATTTAAGAGGAAATGGACTCCATTTTCATTGTTGCGGATTCTGCAGTCTAAAAATATATGATTAAAgtcacttaaaaatagaaatcaaagttTTATCTCAACTTTACATATCACTACAATGCAATTTTCCAACAATGCAGGAACCAAAACTGCCCACcaaatcttttcatctttttcatggatgatatatttttatcatatttcccCTCCTCCAACCACTCTCCCAGATTCTTTACTTAAACCACTCAAATGCTAATGAAGGTGGTGGTAGAGTCTAAAAATGTTCCAAGTAAAAAAGAtctgtggtgcacgcctttaatcccagcacttgggagacagaggcaggcggatctcttgagtttgaagccagcctggtctacacagggagaccctgggagaggcaggggcaaaaaaaaaaaaaaaaagcaaaccaagcaCGGAAGCTCATCACTCACTGCCCAGCTATTAAATGACAACTTGTTTAATCCTAATCGCCTTCTTTTGAAAACACATCCATAAAGTACAGAACATCAGACCCACACGACGCCATCAAGTTTACAGTGGCTGATAAATTTAGTTtaagaggaaaatataaaatcacagTCAGAGGGATAATAAAAACTAACCACACACTAGGAAATCCCCCAAATGTATTAATAGGAGGACTCAGTGCAACTGATCTAAATGTATGACAAGAGCAGCTTCTACAGATTCCCATGGACATAGTCAAGCACATAGGAAAACAAGTGTTAACTGATCTCACACTCTGTCATTTTAACATGACTTTAAGTATGTACTACATATAGCACCCACAGTGTTATGGTATGAAGAGGTAACCCGTCCTCACCCTGAGAGAGAGCTGCTGCCTTCAGAGCATCTAGACTTGGATTTTTGTAGGACTACCTTCCACTCAGACCAAGCTACTTCCTTAAAACACATGTGAGACATACCTGAGAAAAAGTTAAGAACATCCTCCACAGTGCAGGACCAAGGCAGCCCCTGAGCTCGAATGAGATAGACATCATCCACCTCCTGGCCTAACTTGGATGGGCTCAGTTCGTACTCAGGGAGCGGTGGGAGGTCTTCCAGGTAAGTAGTTTTGGACTCCTTTCAAGAAAAAAGAATTGTAAAAACATTTCTTGGACAACCTGCTTAGAGAATGCTTACATCTACAAACAGATGCACACGAGGTTACTTCAGGTAGAAAGCACACTTCTCaacctctgcttctgtttcagtttgAGAGTATCTCTCCATGTGGCCCAGGCAGCCCCAACCTCaccataatcctcctgcctcagcct
Encoded here:
- the Grsf1 gene encoding G-rich sequence factor 1: MESKTTYLEDLPPLPEYELSPSKLGQEVDDVYLIRAQGLPWSCTVEDVLNFFSDCRIRNNENGVHFLLNRDGKRRGDALVEMESEQDVQKALEKHRMYMGQRYVEVYEINNEDVDALMKNLQVKSSPVVNDGVVRLRGLPYSCNEKDIVDFFAGLNIVDITFVMDYRGRRKTGEAYVQFEEPEMASQALLKHREEIGNRYIEIFPSRRNEVRTHVGAHKGKKVVSSSPSAKYITEPEVVFEEHEVNEDIQPVTAFESDKEIELPKEISEKPPEAVDFGSAPSLHFVHMRGLPFQANAQDIINFFAPLKPVRITMEYSSSGKATGEADVHFKTHEDAVAAMLKDRSHVQHRYIELFLNSCPKGK